A genomic region of Methanothermobacter sp. CaT2 contains the following coding sequences:
- the cas2 gene encoding CRISPR-associated endonuclease Cas2, protein MYLLVVYDVDVKRVNKVHKFLKMYLHWRQNSVFEGEVSKAQFGEIKTGLSELIDDTCDSVMIYEFPSKKYVSSHVLGIEKNSIGFII, encoded by the coding sequence GTGTACCTCCTGGTGGTTTACGACGTTGATGTCAAAAGAGTTAACAAGGTTCATAAATTTTTGAAAATGTATCTTCATTGGAGACAGAACTCAGTTTTTGAAGGAGAAGTAAGTAAAGCGCAGTTTGGTGAGATAAAAACAGGACTCAGTGAATTGATAGATGATACATGTGATTCTGTGATGATTTATGAATTTCCCAGTAAAAAATATGTTTCTTCGCATGTCCTTGGAATTGAAAAGAACAGTATTGGGTTTATAATTTAA
- the cas4 gene encoding CRISPR-associated protein Cas4: MKVTGVMVQYYVACKRELWFFANQINMNYDNEDIQMGRLLHEKTFSREKKSINFGEISIDFMNKKNLTIFEIKKSSSLEEPVRYQLYYYLWYIRKFTGKNVKGVLVYPTEKKREELHLTPELESEIEKIVESIKNVVKMKYPPKPVSKRYCRRCSYYEFCMI, translated from the coding sequence ATGAAAGTAACTGGTGTCATGGTTCAGTATTATGTGGCCTGTAAGCGAGAATTATGGTTCTTTGCGAACCAGATAAACATGAACTATGATAACGAAGACATACAGATGGGGAGGCTCCTCCATGAAAAAACTTTCTCGCGAGAAAAGAAAAGCATAAACTTCGGCGAAATTTCTATAGATTTCATGAATAAGAAAAATCTGACTATTTTTGAAATAAAAAAGTCAAGCAGCCTTGAAGAGCCTGTCAGGTATCAGCTTTATTATTATTTATGGTATATAAGGAAATTCACAGGAAAAAACGTGAAAGGAGTGCTTGTGTACCCTACTGAAAAGAAAAGGGAAGAACTCCACTTAACGCCTGAATTGGAGTCGGAAATCGAGAAAATTGTTGAAAGCATAAAAAATGTTGTTAAAATGAAATATCCCCCTAAACCCGTTTCTAAACGTTACTGTCGTAGATGTAGTTATTATGAGTTCTGCATGATCTAA
- the cas1b gene encoding type I-B CRISPR-associated endonuclease Cas1b: protein MKDPLYITSHGILSRQGNTLYFINKDIKKPLPINRINEINCYGKVSIKSGASSILMKKGIPVNFFNKYGYYEGSLYPRVQLNSGLVVVKQAEHYLDPTKRSEIAREMVLGIKHNLLKAMKYYKKRGKDVSEYIEMIEKEVVEGNVAQIMSNEGRMWNSYYQSFNKILKRFKMDKREIRPPTTELNALLSFGNSLLYVSALSEIYHTYLHPSISFLHEPAERRFSLALDIADIFKPLIVGRVIFKLVNNNMISEKDFDRDVGVMLKDRGKQIFLKEYQAKLDTTIKHPKLKRKVSYKYLMRLESYKLIKHFLGDQKYESFRAWW from the coding sequence ATGAAGGACCCTTTGTATATAACTTCTCATGGGATACTGTCCCGTCAGGGAAATACATTATATTTTATCAACAAAGACATTAAGAAACCTCTTCCAATAAACCGCATAAACGAGATAAACTGCTATGGTAAAGTTTCAATTAAATCAGGGGCATCATCTATATTGATGAAAAAGGGCATCCCAGTTAATTTTTTCAATAAATACGGGTATTATGAAGGGTCTTTATACCCTCGCGTACAGCTTAACTCCGGTCTTGTGGTGGTAAAACAGGCGGAACATTACCTGGACCCAACGAAAAGATCAGAAATCGCGAGGGAGATGGTTCTCGGTATTAAACATAACCTACTCAAAGCAATGAAGTATTACAAAAAAAGAGGGAAGGATGTTAGCGAATATATTGAGATGATAGAGAAAGAGGTCGTGGAAGGGAATGTTGCGCAGATAATGAGTAATGAGGGTCGCATGTGGAATTCTTATTATCAGAGCTTTAATAAGATCCTTAAAAGGTTTAAAATGGATAAACGTGAAATAAGACCGCCAACGACAGAATTAAATGCCCTTTTATCCTTTGGTAATTCATTATTATACGTATCCGCATTATCTGAGATATATCACACCTATCTCCATCCATCTATTAGCTTTCTGCATGAACCTGCCGAAAGGAGGTTTTCACTTGCCCTGGATATAGCAGATATCTTTAAGCCTCTAATAGTTGGTAGAGTAATATTTAAACTAGTAAATAATAACATGATTTCAGAGAAGGACTTTGATAGAGATGTCGGTGTAATGCTTAAAGACAGGGGTAAACAAATTTTCCTCAAAGAATATCAGGCTAAGCTTGATACGACTATAAAGCACCCTAAACTCAAAAGAAAGGTATCCTATAAGTATCTGATGAGGCTGGAGTCCTATAAATTAATAAAACACTTTCTGGGCGATCAGAAATATGAGAGTTTCAGGGCATGGTGGTAA